In Phaeobacter porticola, one DNA window encodes the following:
- the paaB gene encoding 1,2-phenylacetyl-CoA epoxidase subunit PaaB, which yields MKNEWPLWEIFIRGQHGLSHRHVGSLHAPDAEMAIKNARDVYTRRNEGVSIWVVEANHIAASSPSDKGPLYEPSESKVYRHPTFFDIPDEVGAM from the coding sequence ATGAAAAACGAATGGCCCCTTTGGGAGATCTTCATCCGTGGCCAGCATGGCCTGAGCCATCGCCACGTGGGCTCACTGCATGCGCCTGACGCAGAGATGGCCATCAAGAACGCCCGAGATGTTTACACCCGCCGCAATGAAGGTGTGTCGATCTGGGTGGTCGAAGCCAATCACATCGCCGCTTCCTCGCCCAGTGACAAAGGTCCACTTTATGAGCCGTCAGAGAGCAAGGTCTACCGCCACCCAACCTTCTTCGACATTCCGGATGAAGTGGGGGCAATGTGA
- the pcaF gene encoding 3-oxoadipyl-CoA thiolase, with product MDAFICDATRTPIGRYGGALSQVRTDDLASLPIAALIARNPDVDWGSLDDVIYGDANQAGESNRNVARMAALLAGLPTSVPGTTINRLCASGMDAVGMAARGLRAGDYDLAIAGGVESMSRAPFVMPKATSAFTRANAVYDTTIGWRFVNPKMEKMYGTDSMPQTADNVAEDYGVSREDQDAFAARSQARWAAAQQAGVFKQEITPVSIPQRNGDNLIVNTDEHPRPGTSAEKLSSLRGVNGAEKTVTAGNASGVNDGAAAILMASAHAAKTNGLTPIARVVGMAAAGVEPRVMGIGPVPATRKVLERAGLSIEQMDVIELNEAFASQGLATLRELGIADDAPHVNPNGGAIALGHPLGMSGARLVLTAAYHLQRSGGRYALCTMCVGVGQGTALVLERV from the coding sequence ATGGACGCTTTTATCTGCGACGCAACCCGCACCCCGATCGGACGCTATGGCGGCGCCCTGAGTCAGGTGCGGACCGACGATTTGGCATCCCTGCCGATTGCAGCGCTGATCGCGCGCAACCCGGATGTCGACTGGGGCAGCCTTGATGATGTGATCTATGGCGATGCTAACCAGGCAGGTGAAAGCAACCGCAACGTCGCGCGGATGGCAGCGCTTCTCGCTGGGCTTCCAACATCAGTGCCGGGCACAACGATCAATCGGCTGTGCGCATCTGGCATGGATGCGGTGGGTATGGCTGCACGCGGTTTGCGCGCCGGAGACTATGATCTGGCCATTGCTGGCGGTGTCGAGAGCATGAGCCGCGCGCCCTTTGTGATGCCAAAGGCCACCAGTGCCTTTACCCGCGCCAACGCGGTCTATGACACGACCATTGGCTGGCGTTTCGTGAACCCCAAAATGGAAAAGATGTACGGCACCGACTCGATGCCGCAAACCGCAGACAATGTCGCTGAAGACTACGGTGTCAGCCGCGAAGATCAGGATGCCTTTGCGGCGCGTAGCCAGGCTCGGTGGGCTGCCGCGCAGCAGGCAGGTGTTTTCAAACAGGAAATCACGCCAGTTTCCATTCCCCAGCGCAACGGCGACAATCTGATTGTAAACACAGACGAACACCCCCGCCCCGGAACATCAGCAGAGAAGCTATCCAGCCTGAGAGGCGTCAATGGAGCGGAGAAGACCGTAACTGCGGGCAATGCTTCTGGTGTCAACGACGGCGCCGCAGCGATTCTGATGGCCAGCGCCCATGCGGCCAAAACCAACGGGCTGACACCGATCGCGCGTGTAGTAGGCATGGCGGCGGCTGGCGTTGAGCCGCGCGTGATGGGCATCGGCCCGGTACCGGCCACTCGCAAAGTGCTGGAGCGTGCAGGCCTCAGCATTGAACAAATGGATGTAATTGAGTTGAACGAAGCCTTTGCATCCCAGGGGCTCGCCACATTGCGCGAACTTGGCATCGCTGATGATGCACCCCATGTTAACCCCAATGGCGGCGCCATCGCATTGGGGCACCCCTTGGGAATGTCCGGTGCGCGATTGGTTCTGACAGCGGCCTACCACTTACAACGCAGCGGCGGACGCTATGCATTGTGCACCATGTGCGTTGGGGTCGGCCAAGGCACAGCCCTGGTCCTCGAACGGGTCTAA
- a CDS encoding branched-chain amino acid aminotransferase — translation MAISKTIRTYFNGSWHDGDVAIMHAADHAAWLGSSVFDGARLFDGVTPDLDLHCARANASTYALMMAPTISVDDMVGIAQEGLAQFAPGSAVYIRPMYWATGGDSTMIAPEPDSTQFALCLEEIPMAAASASATLTRTSFRRPVLESAVVNAKAGCLYPNNARMLREAHAKGFSNALALDAMGNVAETATANIFMVRDGEVFTPIANGTFLAGITRARHIANLRADGVTVHEAVLGYKDFEEADEVFMSGNMSKVTPVTAFDDRQYKIGPIAKRARQLYWDWATSMRD, via the coding sequence ATGGCGATCAGCAAAACCATTCGCACCTATTTCAACGGTAGCTGGCACGATGGTGATGTCGCGATCATGCATGCCGCAGATCATGCGGCCTGGCTTGGGTCCTCTGTCTTTGATGGCGCACGGCTGTTTGATGGTGTGACGCCCGATCTTGATCTGCATTGCGCCCGCGCCAATGCCTCTACCTATGCGTTGATGATGGCGCCAACCATATCTGTCGATGACATGGTCGGCATAGCACAGGAAGGGTTGGCGCAGTTCGCGCCCGGCTCCGCCGTTTATATCCGCCCCATGTACTGGGCCACCGGAGGCGACTCCACCATGATCGCCCCAGAACCAGATAGCACCCAATTCGCGCTCTGCCTTGAGGAAATCCCGATGGCAGCCGCCTCCGCCTCGGCAACCTTGACACGCACCTCTTTCCGCAGACCTGTATTGGAAAGCGCGGTTGTAAATGCCAAGGCTGGCTGTCTCTACCCGAACAACGCCCGTATGTTGCGCGAAGCACACGCCAAAGGATTCAGCAACGCTCTTGCCCTAGACGCAATGGGAAATGTCGCCGAAACAGCCACCGCCAATATCTTTATGGTGCGCGACGGCGAGGTCTTCACCCCGATTGCCAATGGCACCTTTCTCGCAGGCATAACCCGCGCCCGCCACATCGCCAATCTACGCGCAGATGGAGTCACCGTTCATGAAGCCGTTCTAGGCTACAAGGATTTTGAAGAGGCCGATGAGGTCTTTATGTCCGGCAATATGAGCAAGGTCACGCCCGTGACTGCCTTTGATGACCGCCAGTACAAGATTGGGCCCATCGCCAAACGCGCCCGCCAGCTTTACTGGGATTGGGCGACGAGCATGCGCGATTAA
- a CDS encoding Phenylacetic acid catabolic protein: protein MSDEMSIEGYLAAGGVLSNPTNVPPRYRAELMKIMASFVDSALAGAAGFVDIINEGPGIKSRMAAARIVLEKTSNADKVLQVMGDFGADTERYVDHHPWTARLAREEAFDQGHSKHDRRLAVFNYPLEGWADAVVMNLLMGRAVAVQLAELSLVSYQPLAEAFRTIAPIEAHHGRLAHEGLSRLVQEGDIGMLQDSIEYWWPRVAISFGTDTPEKFDALCAFGLRHRSNAELRARWQSEMRAVLRELGLDAPEIA from the coding sequence ATGAGCGATGAGATGAGCATTGAGGGCTATCTGGCAGCAGGTGGCGTTCTCAGCAATCCAACCAATGTCCCCCCACGCTATCGCGCCGAGCTGATGAAGATCATGGCCAGTTTTGTCGATAGCGCGCTGGCTGGCGCTGCCGGGTTTGTCGACATCATCAACGAGGGACCCGGCATCAAATCACGGATGGCCGCCGCTCGGATCGTGCTGGAGAAGACCTCCAACGCCGACAAGGTTCTTCAGGTTATGGGTGATTTCGGCGCCGACACCGAACGCTATGTGGACCACCACCCTTGGACTGCACGGCTCGCGCGTGAAGAGGCGTTTGACCAAGGTCATTCCAAACACGACAGGCGGTTGGCCGTGTTCAACTACCCGCTGGAAGGCTGGGCAGATGCCGTGGTAATGAACCTGTTGATGGGGCGTGCAGTCGCCGTGCAGCTGGCGGAACTTTCGCTGGTCTCTTATCAGCCTCTCGCCGAAGCCTTTCGTACCATTGCCCCGATAGAGGCACATCACGGTCGTCTCGCACATGAAGGCCTGTCACGACTGGTACAGGAGGGCGATATCGGTATGTTGCAGGATTCTATAGAATATTGGTGGCCGCGGGTCGCCATCAGTTTTGGCACGGATACCCCCGAGAAATTCGACGCTCTCTGCGCTTTTGGACTGCGCCATCGCAGCAACGCGGAACTGCGTGCCCGCTGGCAAAGCGAAATGCGTGCTGTCCTGCGCGAGCTGGGCTTGGACGCACCCGAAATAGCCTGA
- a CDS encoding sulfatase-like hydrolase/transferase has protein sequence MNILYIMFDQLRFDYLSCAGHPHLKTPHIDALAARGVRFTRAYVQSPTCGSSRMSSYTGRYPSSHGVQFNGYPLRVGEWTMGDHLRKAGMSCHLIGKTHMVADADGMQRLGLVPDSVIGVRQSECGFDPFVRDDGLWAEGPDGFYDSKRSPYNEYLKSKGYPGNNPWGDFANAGAIGEDIASGWFMVNADQPANIAEEDSETPWLTREAMRFIETVERRDDQPWCAHLSYIKPHWPYIVPAPYHDMYGPEHVLPAVRRDAERTDAHPVFAGMMNNQIGRAFSREDVRQKVIPAYMGLIKQADDQMGHLFGWLEATGRLKDTMIVLTSDHGDYLGDHWLGEKNLFHEPSIKVPLIVYDPRSAADATRGTICDALIESIDLLPTFLEIAGGEPAPHILEGRSLMPLLHGEPIDWRDHAIAEFDYATLPLSEELGLDPKDARLFMVVDDRWKFMHAEGGLRPMLFDLQNDPDELVDLAKTDAHQEVIDLMYNRLLAWGVRMSQRVTLSDAQIAARRGKSARKGILLGVYEAAEVDETLTEAYRRQVPKPGS, from the coding sequence ATGAATATTCTCTACATTATGTTTGATCAGCTGCGGTTCGATTACCTGAGCTGCGCCGGTCATCCACATCTGAAAACACCGCATATAGATGCGCTCGCTGCGCGCGGTGTGCGGTTTACGCGGGCTTATGTGCAATCCCCTACCTGCGGTTCTTCGCGGATGTCTAGTTATACTGGGCGCTACCCTTCCAGTCATGGAGTGCAGTTCAATGGTTACCCACTGCGGGTTGGTGAATGGACAATGGGAGACCATCTGCGCAAAGCCGGGATGAGTTGCCACTTGATTGGCAAGACACATATGGTTGCAGATGCAGATGGCATGCAACGTCTGGGCCTGGTGCCCGACAGCGTGATCGGCGTTCGGCAATCTGAATGTGGTTTTGATCCGTTTGTGCGCGATGATGGTCTTTGGGCAGAGGGGCCGGACGGGTTCTACGACTCCAAGCGCAGCCCATATAACGAATACCTGAAGTCCAAAGGCTACCCCGGTAACAACCCCTGGGGCGATTTTGCCAATGCAGGGGCAATAGGAGAGGATATCGCTTCGGGCTGGTTCATGGTCAACGCTGACCAACCGGCTAACATTGCCGAAGAAGACAGCGAGACTCCTTGGCTTACCCGTGAGGCGATGCGTTTCATCGAGACAGTAGAGCGACGTGATGATCAACCTTGGTGCGCGCACCTGAGTTACATCAAACCTCATTGGCCCTATATCGTACCTGCGCCATATCACGATATGTATGGTCCCGAACATGTGTTGCCCGCTGTCCGCCGTGACGCTGAACGGACCGATGCACATCCGGTTTTTGCGGGTATGATGAACAATCAGATTGGCCGAGCCTTTTCTCGTGAGGACGTCCGCCAAAAGGTGATCCCGGCCTATATGGGGCTGATCAAACAGGCCGACGACCAGATGGGGCATCTATTCGGATGGTTGGAAGCTACGGGCCGCCTGAAAGACACTATGATTGTGCTCACCTCAGATCATGGTGACTACCTTGGGGATCACTGGCTGGGAGAAAAAAACCTTTTTCATGAGCCGTCGATCAAAGTGCCGTTGATTGTCTATGACCCGCGCAGCGCAGCGGATGCCACACGTGGAACAATCTGTGATGCGTTGATTGAATCAATTGATTTGTTGCCAACGTTTCTGGAGATCGCGGGGGGAGAACCCGCACCGCATATTCTTGAGGGGCGATCATTGATGCCACTCCTGCATGGCGAGCCAATTGACTGGCGCGACCATGCGATTGCCGAATTTGACTATGCTACGCTGCCACTATCGGAGGAGCTGGGGTTGGACCCGAAAGACGCGCGGCTTTTCATGGTGGTTGATGACCGGTGGAAATTCATGCACGCCGAAGGTGGTTTGCGGCCAATGCTGTTTGATCTTCAAAATGACCCAGATGAGCTGGTCGACCTTGCCAAAACCGATGCGCATCAGGAGGTGATCGACCTGATGTACAATCGCCTATTGGCATGGGGGGTGCGTATGTCACAGCGGGTCACATTGTCGGATGCCCAGATTGCCGCGCGCCGGGGTAAATCGGCGCGTAAGGGAATTCTGCTTGGTGTCTACGAGGCTGCTGAGGTCGATGAGACACTGACCGAGGCCTATCGCCGCCAGGTTCCAAAGCCGGGGTCATGA
- a CDS encoding 3-hydroxyacyl-CoA dehydrogenase NAD-binding domain-containing protein, with the protein MTEAIVYERIGDIAVLSAQNPPVNALGIDVRRGLLAGIERAENEGARAVLIYGEGRTYFAGADIREFGQPMQDPGLPDLCNRIEAAQLLVVSSLHGAALGGGLEVALSSHYRIAVPSAKMGLPEVNLGIMPGAGGTQRLPRIAGTETALEMITTGRHVAAAEAFDKGVIDRIAEGSPREIGLTYTRELLEQNAPRRPLCDMSAPEPVDFDAIYDKVLARGRGQLSPAIAVRAVQAACEAPSFLDGVRRERELFMELMESEQRQGLIHAFFSERAVSKLPELADVMPRDVISMGVIGGGTMGAGIATAALLSDLAVVLIERDDQAAAVARGRIEDNLKGALKRGKIDQAQFDAMMSDPLTLATDYAALSKADLVVEAVFEDMDVKREVFAALDANCKPGAILASNTSYLDINEIAAATSRPTDVIGLHFFSPAHVMKLLEVVVADQTAPDVVATGFALGKRLKKTSVRSGVCDGFIGNRIMNSYRKAADYMVLDGASPYQIDKVMTGFGFAMGPFAVADLAGLDIGWAARKRRAPTRDPKERVVCFSDMLCEAGDFGQKTGKGFYVYEKGKRGGAPNPQVAEYIERDQRDQGVTPQVFANDEVLRRYMCAMVNEAAKVVGEGIARRPLDVDMVLLFGYGFPRFWGGPLKWADLQGLDGILKDIRRYAKEDAFFWQPAPLLEELVADGRSFDDLNNAGQ; encoded by the coding sequence ATGACTGAGGCCATTGTTTATGAACGCATCGGTGATATCGCTGTGCTCAGTGCGCAGAACCCACCGGTCAACGCGCTGGGGATTGATGTGCGGCGCGGGCTTTTGGCCGGGATTGAACGGGCCGAGAACGAGGGCGCGCGCGCTGTACTGATCTATGGCGAGGGGAGAACCTATTTCGCCGGGGCTGATATCCGCGAGTTCGGGCAACCAATGCAGGACCCTGGATTGCCAGATCTGTGCAACCGGATCGAAGCAGCACAATTGCTTGTTGTTTCGTCTCTGCATGGTGCGGCGCTGGGCGGCGGGCTGGAGGTTGCGCTGTCCTCGCATTACCGGATCGCGGTGCCAAGTGCCAAGATGGGCTTGCCCGAGGTGAATTTGGGTATCATGCCGGGCGCAGGTGGGACCCAACGTCTGCCCCGCATTGCAGGGACAGAAACGGCTTTGGAGATGATTACGACCGGTCGCCATGTGGCGGCAGCCGAAGCCTTTGATAAAGGTGTCATCGACCGTATCGCAGAAGGCAGCCCGCGCGAGATCGGTCTCACTTATACCCGCGAACTGCTGGAGCAGAACGCTCCGCGCCGACCTCTCTGTGACATGTCCGCACCAGAGCCCGTGGATTTCGACGCAATATACGACAAGGTGCTGGCGCGCGGCCGGGGCCAGCTGTCGCCTGCAATTGCAGTGCGCGCCGTGCAGGCCGCCTGTGAAGCGCCGAGTTTTCTGGATGGGGTGCGCCGCGAACGCGAACTGTTCATGGAGTTGATGGAAAGCGAGCAACGGCAGGGCTTGATCCACGCGTTCTTTTCCGAACGCGCGGTGAGTAAACTGCCTGAGCTGGCCGATGTGATGCCGCGCGACGTGATATCGATGGGCGTCATCGGTGGCGGCACTATGGGGGCTGGTATTGCAACCGCTGCGCTGTTGTCGGACCTTGCTGTTGTGCTCATCGAACGTGATGACCAAGCTGCCGCGGTTGCGCGAGGTCGGATTGAAGACAATCTCAAAGGGGCGCTGAAACGCGGCAAGATTGATCAAGCGCAATTCGATGCCATGATGTCAGACCCGCTGACGCTGGCGACAGATTATGCAGCCCTTTCAAAGGCTGATCTTGTCGTTGAGGCGGTGTTCGAGGATATGGATGTTAAGCGCGAGGTCTTTGCCGCGCTGGATGCAAATTGCAAACCAGGTGCGATCCTCGCCAGCAATACGTCTTATTTGGATATAAACGAAATCGCCGCTGCCACCAGCCGACCCACCGATGTGATCGGGCTGCATTTCTTCTCACCCGCGCATGTCATGAAGCTGCTCGAGGTGGTTGTTGCAGATCAAACAGCACCGGATGTGGTGGCTACTGGATTTGCGTTAGGCAAGCGGCTCAAGAAAACATCAGTGCGATCCGGCGTTTGTGATGGATTTATCGGCAACAGGATCATGAACAGCTATCGTAAGGCGGCTGATTATATGGTGTTGGACGGTGCATCTCCCTACCAGATCGACAAGGTTATGACAGGGTTCGGCTTTGCCATGGGACCCTTTGCGGTGGCCGATCTTGCTGGGTTGGACATTGGCTGGGCCGCACGCAAGCGCCGCGCGCCGACACGTGATCCCAAGGAACGCGTGGTGTGTTTCTCTGATATGCTCTGCGAGGCGGGAGATTTTGGACAGAAGACGGGCAAAGGCTTTTATGTCTATGAAAAGGGCAAGCGCGGCGGCGCGCCTAATCCGCAGGTGGCGGAGTACATCGAGCGAGACCAGCGCGATCAGGGGGTAACACCACAGGTCTTTGCCAATGACGAGGTCTTGCGTCGCTACATGTGCGCTATGGTCAATGAGGCTGCCAAAGTGGTCGGCGAAGGTATCGCGCGGCGTCCGCTGGACGTGGATATGGTGCTGTTGTTCGGCTACGGCTTCCCGCGATTTTGGGGCGGGCCGCTAAAATGGGCGGACCTGCAAGGGCTGGATGGTATCTTGAAGGATATTCGGCGCTACGCGAAGGAAGACGCGTTTTTCTGGCAACCAGCCCCCCTGCTGGAAGAGCTTGTTGCGGATGGGCGCAGCTTTGATGATCTGAACAACGCGGGGCAGTGA
- a CDS encoding universal stress protein gives MRKFLVVLDDSRECLNAMRFAAMRAAKTGGGVEILSVIPPDEFNHWIGVGEVMREEARERIHAHFEVFAKWMRDRQGIEPKLVIREGEAVPEIIAQIDSDPEIGVLVLGAGDDRKGPGPLVTQLSRSSGSLPVPITIVPGDLSKEKLEAIT, from the coding sequence ATGCGCAAATTTCTTGTGGTATTGGATGACAGCCGAGAATGCCTGAATGCGATGCGTTTTGCTGCTATGCGCGCCGCTAAAACGGGTGGCGGGGTTGAGATCCTGTCTGTGATTCCGCCAGATGAGTTCAACCACTGGATTGGTGTCGGCGAGGTCATGCGAGAAGAGGCGCGCGAGCGAATTCATGCTCATTTCGAGGTTTTCGCCAAATGGATGCGGGACCGCCAAGGCATTGAACCCAAATTGGTCATTCGCGAGGGCGAAGCAGTGCCGGAAATCATTGCCCAAATCGATTCCGATCCCGAAATCGGTGTTCTGGTGCTTGGAGCTGGAGATGATCGCAAGGGGCCCGGCCCCTTGGTCACTCAGCTGAGCCGGTCTTCCGGCAGCCTTCCGGTCCCGATCACCATCGTACCCGGTGATCTTTCAAAAGAAAAACTGGAAGCGATCACCTGA
- the paaE gene encoding 1,2-phenylacetyl-CoA epoxidase subunit PaaE has translation MARFHDLEVTDVRKTIRDAVVVSLKPVNGAAAEFDFTQGQYLTFRRDFDGEEVRRSYSICAGKDDGILQVGIKRVNGGAFSTWANTELQTGDTLQAMPPMGTFFTPLDAAAAKTYLGFAGGSGITPVLSILKTTLAAEPQASFTLVYANRGVNTIMFREELEDLKNLYMGRFNVIHILESDAQDIDLFTGLVTEEKCAQLFERWIDVKSVDTAFICGPEPMMLGIASALRSAGLTDNQIKFELFASAQPGRAKRDVSAQTASDSDHQTTLRVTLDGATQTVEMRKDATVLDAALDNAMDAPYACKAGVCSTCRCKVIEGEVEMIANHALEDYEVEKGYVLSCQAYPVSDRVVVDYDQ, from the coding sequence ATGGCGCGCTTTCACGACCTGGAAGTAACCGACGTCCGCAAAACCATCCGCGATGCGGTGGTTGTATCGCTAAAGCCTGTGAACGGTGCCGCAGCAGAGTTCGATTTCACCCAAGGACAGTATCTGACCTTTCGCCGTGATTTCGACGGTGAGGAGGTACGCCGCAGCTACTCCATATGTGCAGGCAAGGACGACGGCATCCTTCAGGTCGGCATCAAACGTGTAAATGGTGGCGCCTTTTCGACTTGGGCCAATACCGAGCTGCAAACAGGCGACACCCTGCAAGCGATGCCCCCAATGGGCACCTTCTTTACGCCGCTGGATGCTGCTGCAGCCAAAACCTATCTCGGCTTTGCGGGCGGGTCGGGCATCACGCCGGTTCTCTCGATTCTCAAAACCACTCTGGCTGCGGAACCGCAGGCCTCCTTTACGCTGGTCTATGCCAATCGGGGCGTTAACACGATCATGTTCCGCGAAGAGCTGGAGGATCTGAAGAACCTATATATGGGGCGTTTCAACGTGATCCACATATTGGAGAGCGATGCACAAGACATCGACCTGTTCACCGGCTTGGTGACCGAGGAGAAATGTGCGCAACTCTTCGAGCGGTGGATCGACGTAAAGTCAGTTGATACAGCGTTCATCTGCGGACCAGAGCCGATGATGCTAGGCATCGCCAGTGCCCTACGCTCAGCTGGTTTAACGGACAACCAGATCAAGTTTGAACTTTTTGCTTCGGCTCAACCGGGCCGTGCCAAGCGCGATGTATCTGCGCAGACCGCATCGGATAGCGATCATCAGACCACCCTGCGGGTTACCCTGGATGGGGCCACACAGACGGTTGAAATGCGCAAGGACGCAACGGTACTTGATGCAGCTTTGGACAATGCGATGGATGCCCCTTATGCCTGCAAGGCAGGCGTCTGCTCCACCTGTCGATGCAAGGTGATCGAAGGTGAGGTAGAGATGATCGCGAACCATGCGCTAGAGGACTACGAGGTCGAAAAGGGTTATGTACTGTCCTGTCAGGCCTACCCGGTCAGTGACCGCGTGGTGGTGGACTACGACCAATAG
- the paaA gene encoding 1,2-phenylacetyl-CoA epoxidase subunit PaaA: protein MYAQMVKATGSDVKSLEDMTDEERAFQERIDRDEKIEPKEWMPEGYRKTLIRQIGQHAHSEIVGQLPEGNWITRAPTLERKAILLAKVQDEAGHGLYLYCAAETLGVSRDELTEMLLDGRMKYSSIFNYPTLTWADMGAVGWLVDGAAIMNQVPLQRTSYGPYARAMVRICKEESFHQRQGYDAIRKMAEGTPAQKKMAQDALNRFWYPSLMMFGPSDKDSVHSAQSMAWKIKMNTNDELRQKFVDQTVPQAEYLGLTVPDPDLKWNEDRGHYDFSQPDWSEFFDVLKGNGPCNVDRLAARNKAWDDGRWVRDGLMAHAQKKSARKHAAE from the coding sequence ATGTATGCACAGATGGTAAAAGCCACCGGCTCTGACGTGAAATCGCTGGAAGATATGACGGACGAAGAACGCGCCTTTCAGGAGCGGATCGACCGGGATGAAAAAATCGAACCTAAGGAATGGATGCCCGAAGGGTATCGCAAGACGCTGATCCGCCAGATTGGTCAACATGCGCATTCCGAGATCGTCGGCCAGCTGCCCGAAGGTAACTGGATCACCCGCGCCCCGACGCTGGAGCGAAAGGCGATACTGCTGGCCAAAGTGCAGGATGAAGCAGGCCATGGTCTGTACCTTTACTGCGCGGCAGAAACTCTGGGCGTATCCCGCGATGAACTGACCGAGATGTTGCTGGATGGGCGTATGAAGTACTCTTCTATCTTCAACTATCCGACGCTGACATGGGCAGATATGGGCGCTGTCGGCTGGCTGGTTGATGGCGCGGCAATCATGAATCAGGTGCCGCTGCAACGCACCTCTTATGGCCCGTACGCCCGCGCAATGGTCCGCATTTGCAAAGAAGAGAGCTTTCACCAGAGGCAAGGGTATGATGCCATCCGCAAGATGGCCGAGGGCACACCAGCCCAAAAGAAGATGGCGCAGGATGCGCTGAACCGGTTCTGGTACCCCTCGCTGATGATGTTTGGTCCCTCCGACAAGGATTCTGTGCATTCAGCGCAATCGATGGCCTGGAAGATCAAGATGAACACTAATGACGAGCTGCGTCAGAAGTTTGTCGATCAGACTGTGCCTCAGGCAGAATACCTAGGCCTGACCGTTCCAGATCCCGATCTAAAATGGAACGAGGACCGTGGGCACTATGATTTCTCCCAGCCTGACTGGTCCGAGTTCTTCGACGTGTTGAAAGGTAACGGCCCTTGTAACGTCGATCGCCTTGCCGCGCGTAACAAGGCCTGGGACGATGGCAGATGGGTCCGCGATGGGCTGATGGCCCATGCCCAGAAGAAATCCGCGCGAAAACACGCAGCCGAATAA
- the paaD gene encoding 1,2-phenylacetyl-CoA epoxidase subunit PaaD, with product MSQTRDRPSLEKIWEWLDSIPDPEIPVISLVDLGIIRDVGWNDETLIVTVTPTYSGCPATAVIAMDIETALRGYGIGKLELKTQISPAWTTDWLSEKGRTQLEEYGIAPPQAAGGPDKCPRCGSHSVTKVSQFGSTPCKAHWRCQDCLEPFDYFKCI from the coding sequence ATGAGCCAGACAAGAGACCGACCCAGCCTGGAGAAAATTTGGGAATGGCTTGATAGCATACCGGATCCCGAGATACCGGTCATTTCGCTGGTGGACCTTGGCATCATCAGAGATGTGGGTTGGAACGACGAGACATTGATTGTCACTGTCACCCCGACCTATTCCGGGTGTCCGGCAACTGCTGTGATCGCCATGGATATCGAAACTGCGCTACGCGGATACGGAATCGGGAAACTGGAGCTGAAAACGCAGATCTCTCCGGCCTGGACCACCGATTGGCTGTCTGAAAAGGGTCGCACCCAGTTGGAAGAATACGGTATTGCGCCGCCTCAGGCAGCAGGCGGCCCAGACAAATGTCCACGTTGTGGCAGCCACTCCGTTACCAAAGTCAGCCAGTTCGGCTCGACCCCTTGCAAGGCACACTGGCGCTGTCAGGACTGCCTGGAACCCTTTGACTATTTCAAGTGCATCTGA
- the paaC gene encoding 1,2-phenylacetyl-CoA epoxidase subunit PaaC, producing MAAALSQNEAFLQFLLRMGDNTLILGHRVSEWCGLAPVLEEDIALANTALDLIGQTQMWLGLAAEVQGDGKSADDLAFLRDAWDFRNVLLVEMPNGNFGRTLMRQFLFDAWHSIQLGRLMTSSDARVAAIAEKASKEVAYHLERSAETIVGLGDGTDESHDRMQAALDYLWPYVGEMFQSDDIDAKMVTAGIAADPASLREEFDTLVTRILTNATLTIPESRFGHKGGRTGQMHSEHLGHMLAQMQWLQRAYPGAQW from the coding sequence ATGGCTGCAGCGCTTAGCCAGAATGAAGCCTTCCTGCAGTTCCTGCTGCGAATGGGCGACAACACCCTAATCCTTGGCCATCGGGTCAGCGAGTGGTGTGGCCTCGCACCCGTTCTGGAAGAGGATATCGCGCTGGCCAACACCGCGCTGGATCTGATCGGCCAGACCCAGATGTGGCTTGGTCTCGCTGCCGAAGTTCAGGGAGACGGAAAATCTGCGGACGACCTCGCCTTTCTCCGCGATGCTTGGGATTTCCGCAATGTGCTGCTTGTCGAGATGCCCAATGGCAACTTTGGCCGGACCTTGATGCGCCAGTTCCTGTTCGATGCCTGGCACTCGATCCAGCTCGGCCGGTTGATGACCTCAAGCGACGCACGCGTCGCGGCCATTGCCGAAAAGGCCAGCAAGGAAGTTGCTTACCACCTGGAACGGTCGGCTGAAACAATTGTTGGGCTGGGCGACGGCACCGATGAAAGCCACGACCGGATGCAGGCGGCCCTAGATTACCTCTGGCCATACGTGGGTGAGATGTTCCAATCCGATGACATCGACGCAAAAATGGTAACGGCGGGTATCGCGGCCGACCCAGCCTCGCTGCGCGAGGAGTTCGACACATTGGTCACCCGCATCCTTACAAATGCAACGCTGACCATCCCGGAAAGCCGCTTTGGCCACAAAGGCGGGAGAACAGGTCAAATGCACAGCGAGCATCTAGGCCACATGCTGGCGCAGATGCAATGGCTGCAACGCGCCTATCCCGGAGCGCAATGGTAA